A single region of the Lotus japonicus ecotype B-129 chromosome 4, LjGifu_v1.2 genome encodes:
- the LOC130715215 gene encoding CASP-like protein 2C1, producing MTMELGIAKAEACLRVTAILFLVLTTCLVAFDSETKVVILSIEKKATYKDMKALKISMWVTSAAAGYNMLMLFKNSLISACSGGNFNGSYLCMAWIYFLLDQIAVYLTFAANTASFEAALLALTGSEALQWMKVCNKFTRFCVQMGGALLCGYVASILMALISTTSAYRVFRMYSPKWFLRLKSK from the exons ATGACAATGGAACTTGGAATAGCAAAAGCAGAAGCTTGTCTAAGAGTAACAGCAATACTGTTCCTAGTATTAACAACATGTCTAGTTGCTTTCGATTCTGAGACCAAGGTTGTCATATTGTCCATTGAGAAGAAGGCCACCTACAAAGACATGAAGGCTCTCAA GATCTCTATGTGGGTTACATCTGCGGCTGCGGGTTATAACATGCTTATGTTATTTAAGAACTCTCTGATCTCAGCTTGTTCTGGAGGGAATTTCAACGGATCATATTTGTGCATGGCTTGGATTTACTTCTTGTTGGATCAG ATTGCTGTGTACTTGACATTTGCTGCAAACACAGCATCATTTGAAGCGGCGCTGCTGGCATTAACTGGGTCAGAAGCGTTACAGTGGATGAAGGTATGCAACAAGTTCACCAGATTCTGCGTTCAAATGGGAGGGGCTCTGTTATGTGGCTATGTAGCGTCCATCTTGATGGCTCTGATTTCCACTACCTCAGCCTACAGAGTGTTCAGGATGTACTCCCCAAAGTGGTTCCTGCGTTTAAAGAGCAAATGA
- the LOC130710938 gene encoding xyloglucan endotransglucosylase/hydrolase protein 22-like, with protein MAYLFCAPCGNALFPFVLVFLFLISTPSMVAIAGNLYQDVDVTWGDGRGKILSNGQLLTLSLDSASGSGFQSKNQYLYGKIDMQIKLVPGNSAGTVTAYYLRSEGSSWDEIDFEFLGNLSGDPYIVHTNVYTQGKGDREQQFYLWFDPTAHFHTYSFLWNPAHVVFYVDGRPIREYRNLESFGIPYPKNQPMRLYSSLWNADDWATRGGAVKTDWSQAPFTASFQNFRANGCVWSNGVSSCKSNSTSHNAWLSQQLDSHNQKRLKWVQMNYMIYNYCTDVKRFPQGFPMECTVRTKS; from the exons ATGGCATATTTATTTTGTGCACCTTGTGGCAATGCACTGTTTCCATTTGTTTTGGTGTTTCTGTTTCTAATCTCCACGCCTTCCATGGTAGCCATTGCTGGCAACCTCTACCAAGATGTGGATGTCACTTGGGGAGATGGCAGAGGCAAGATTCTGAGCAATGGTCAGCTTCTTACTCTGTCTCTTGACAGTGCCTCTGGCTCTGGCTTTCAGTCAAAGAATCAGTATCTCTATGGCAAAATTGACATGCAAATCAAACTTGTCCCTGGAAATTCTGCTGGCACAGTCACTGCTTATTAC TTACGTTCAGAAGGGTCATCCTGGGATGAGATAGATTTTGAGTTCCTGGGGAATCTGAGTGGTGATCCTTACATAGTTCATACCAATGTGTACACTCAAGGCAAGGGTGACAGAGAGCAGCAATTTTACCTCTGGTTTGATCCAACTGCACATTTTCACACATATTCCTTTCTCTGGAATCCTGCACATGTTGT gTTTTATGTTGATGGAAGACCAATTAGGGAGTACAGGAACTTGGAGAGTTTTGGTATTCCTTACCCAAAGAACCAGCCAATGAGATTGTATTCCAGTCTATGGAACGCTGATGATTGGGCAACAAGAGGAGGAGCAGTGAAGACAGATTGGAGTCAAGCTCCATTCACTGCTTCATTCCAGAACTTCAGAGCAAATGGTTGTGTTTGGTCCAATGGGGTTTCTTCATGCAAGTCTAATAGCACTTCTCATAATGCTTGGTTATCACAACAGCTTGATTCACATAACCAGAAGAGATTGAAATGGGTGCAGATGAATTATATGATTTACAATTACTGCACTGATGTTAAGAGATTCCCTCAGGGTTTCCCTATGGAATGCACAGTCCGCACCAAGTCATAA
- the LOC130710939 gene encoding xyloglucan endotransglucosylase protein 7-like, translating to MPSSCSKTHISLLVIFLFSLHLCAHAGDLDQNIEINWGNDQAQMLNSGQLLTLSLDRASGSGFQSKNEYLFGKFHMQLKLVPGNSAGTVTTYYLRSQGSTSWEEIDFEFLGNLSGDPYILHTNIYTQGNGNREQQFYLWFDPTADFHTYSILWNPQFIIFYVDDIPIREYKNSVSIDIPFPTKEPMRIHGSLWDGEGWATRGGSVKTNWTEAPFTASYRNFSANACVWSSGASPCAVNSSDATWMTQVLDPKEVEKLKWVVRNHMIYDYCADSKRFPDGFPPECAVTVIKE from the exons ATGCCCTCCTCTTGCTCTAAAACTCACATATCCCTTCTGGTAATATTCTTGTTTAGCCTCCATTTGTGCGCTCATGCTGGTGATCTTGATCAAAATATTGAAATCAATTGGGGTAATGACCAGGCCCAAATGCTAAACTCTGGCCAGCTCCTTACTTTGTCTCTAGACAGAGCCTCCGGCTCTGGCTTTCAGTCTAAAAATGAGTACCTTTTTGGAAAGTTTCATATGCAGCTGAAGCTTGTCCCAGGAAATTCCGCAGGCACAGTCACCACATACTAT TTACGCTCACAAGGATCAACAAGCTGGGAAGAGATTGACTTTGAGTTCCTGGGGAATCTAAGTGGTGACCCTTACATTCTTCACACCAATATCTACACACAAGGAAATGGGAACAGAGAGCAGCAATTCTACCTCTGGTTTGACCCCACTGCAGATTTTCACACCTATTCCATTCTCTGGAATCCCCAATTCATCAT TttctatgtggatgacattcCCATCAGAGAGTACAAGAACTCTGTGTCAATTGACATCCCTTTTCCGACGAAGGAACCGATGAGGATACATGGTAGCCTCTGGGACGGCGAGGGTTGGGCTACGAGGGGTGGTTCGGTGAAGACAAATTGGACAGAAGCTCCATTCACTGCATCTTATAGGAACTTCAGTGCCAATGCTTGTGTTTGGTCTTCAGGTGCATCTCCTTGCGCAGTTAATTCTTCTGATGCAACATGGATGACACAAGTGTTGGATCCCAAAGAAGTGGAGAAGCTCAAGTGGGTGGTGAGGAATCACATGATCTATGACTACTGTGCTGACTCCAAGCGCTTCCCTGATGGGTTTCCACCTGAATGTGCAGTCACTGTCATTAAGGAGTGA
- the LOC130713208 gene encoding uncharacterized protein LOC130713208 has protein sequence MGGESHFSGGSSFSSGYGRRRNVVLCKCGEVAPVVTTWTNENGNIGRRFYGCGRFKEQKRRQCDFFQWYDELEGNPRDKKIIAGLLRRVDEMKKNQAILIKCCVLGWSVVVFLLIVCAILMVKMMK, from the exons ATGGGTGGGGAAAGCCATTTCTCTGGAGGGAGCTCTTTTTCCAGTGGCTACGGTCGAAGGAGGAACGTTGTTTTGTGCAAGTGTGGAGAAGTTGCCCCGGTTGTGACTACTTGGACGAACGAGAACGGAAATATTGGTAGGCGGTTCTATGGATGTGGCAGGTTTAAG GAACAGAAAAGGAGGCAGTGTGATTTCTTCCAGTGGTATGATGAGTTGGAGGGTAACCCGCGTGACAAGAAAATAATTGCAGGCTTGTTGCGTAGAGTAGATGAGATGAAGAAGAACCAAGCAATATTGATTAAGTGTTGTGTTCTGGGATGGTCTGTAGTTGTGTTCCTGTTGATTGTATGTGCAATTctaatggtgaaaatgatgaaGTAG